Proteins encoded by one window of Engraulis encrasicolus isolate BLACKSEA-1 chromosome 21, IST_EnEncr_1.0, whole genome shotgun sequence:
- the msantd1 gene encoding myb/SANT-like DNA-binding domain-containing protein 1 encodes MASDDGTTYTYVVPEKHRRARNWTDSEMKGLMYVWEEYYVPLKCATRNAKIYEKMATRLYQITGEHRHREEIKMKLTNMTFQYRKLKQTTNGVGSADWPYYSTIDNILSKPCPPPGSKDDSDLAGTSMMMGGASADLSLGPIEHDDDGVSVTMTGFIPEYTGSCDEKDLKVEELSDSSVSVLSGDSRSNAYPASKRRRMVHPTATSMPPHSSSSASSSSSSALKKRKLQVMEAMLQEQKKMRRAVEETCREVQRVVQQQSLMQMQNQKLQERMMNLLEKMVLAKESPKP; translated from the exons ATGGCGTCAGATGACGGGACGACATACACGTACGTCGTGCCCGAGAAGCACCGGCGTGCACGCAACTGGACGGACTCGGAGATGAAGGGTCTGATGTACGTGTGGGAGGAGTACTATGTGCCACTCAAGTGCGCCACGCGCAACGCCAAGATCTACGAGAAGATGGCCACCCGCCTCTACCAGATCACTGGCGAGCACCGGCACCGCGAGGAGATCAAGATGAAGCTCACCAACATGACCTTCCAGTACAG GAAACTGAAACAGACGACAAACGGCGTGGGCTCCGCAGACTGGCCCTACTACAGCACTATCGACAACATCCTGTCCAAGCCCTGTCCGCCCCCGGGATCCAAAGACGACTCGGACCTGGCAGGCACATCTATGATGATGGGTGGGGCCAGTGCCGACCTGAGCTTGGGACCCATAGAACACGACGACGACGGCGTGTCTGTAACAATGACGGGGTTCATACCCGAGTACACCGGGTCCTGTGACGAGAAGGACCTCAAGGTGGAAGAGCTGTCCGACAGCTCAGTCAGCGTTCTGTCGGGAGATTCCAG GAGCAATGCATACCCTGCCTCCAAGCGCAGACGCATGGTCCACCCAACAGCCACGTCAATgccaccccactcctcctcttctgcctcttcctcgtcctcatccGCTCTGAAGAAGAGGAAACTGCAG GTGATGGAGGCCATGCTTCAGGAGCAGAAGAAGATGCGTCGTGCGGTGGAGGAGACGTGTCGCGAGGTGCAGCGGGTGGTGCAGCAGCAGAGCCTCATGCAGATGCAGAACCAGAAGCTGCAGGAGCGCATGATGAACCTGCTGGAGAAGATGGTGCTGGCCAAGGAGTCACCCAAACCCTGa